A genomic window from Glycine soja cultivar W05 chromosome 10, ASM419377v2, whole genome shotgun sequence includes:
- the LOC114371358 gene encoding uncharacterized protein LOC114371358 — protein MERVLADVLRDQRNLGNKGDRGWKRSALNVAAAVLSTSFDVNVTLDNVKNHIKLWRSWYGIVSDILGQSGFDWDGTKHMITVENDNAWNKYCTSHKSAKPFRFKVLQTWDDIVDLCAKDRVTGHGDAMDADEAMSRETNEVEFMGLGATAIDLEEPSSNTKGKRQGSTSSGRKRRNSSFFG, from the exons ATGGAACGTGTATTGGCTGATGTACTTAGAGATCAAAGAAATTTGGGCAACAAGGGTGACAGAGGTTGGAAAAGGTCAGCATTGAATGTTGCAGCCGCAGTGTTATCTACAAGCTTCGATGTTAATGTCACATTAGATAATGTCAAAAACCATATCAAATTATGGAGATCGTGGTATGGTATTGTAAGTGACATCCTTGGCCAGAGTGGATTTGATTGGGATGGAACTAAGCACATGATCACAGTTGAGAATGACAATGCTTGGAATAAATATTGCACT TCGCATAAATCGGCTAAACCGTTTCGATTCAAGGTGCTTCAAACTTGGGATGATATAGTGGATTTGTGTGCTAAAGATAGAGTCACCGGTCATGGAGATGCTATGGATGCTGATGAAGCGATGAGTAGAGAAACAAATGAAGTGGAATTCATGGGGTTAGGTGCTACTGCCATAGATTTAGAAGAACCAAGCTCTaatacaaaaggaaaaagacaaGGTTCGACTTCTTCtgggagaaaaagaaggaatagCAGCTTCTTTGGATAA
- the LOC114370612 gene encoding calcium-dependent protein kinase 26-like, with protein MGNNCVGSRTSSKDVTNGCSNSSSFWWSRGHKKDASSHAHKSGNKKRTKAAETVQNKPPEMVKIEREDVKPPHESKETKPASEPTTTKEQQQAAKPKRPHNVKRLASAGLKTDSVLLRKTGNLKEFYNLGPKLGQGQFGTTFLCVEKISGKEYACKSILKRKLLTDEDVEDVRREIQIMHHLAGSPNVISIKEAFEDAVAVHVVMELCAGGELFDRIVERGHYTERKAAKLARTIVGVIESCHSLGVMHRDLKPENFLFVNQQEESPLKAIDFGLSAFFKPGEIFGDVVGSPYYVAPEVLRKRYGPEADVWSAGVIIYILLSGVPPFWGESEQDIFEAILHSELDFSSDPWPAISESAKDLVRKILVRDPTKRMTAYEVLRHPWIHVDGAAPDKPLDSAVLSRLKQFYAMNKLKKMALRVIAQNLSEEEIAGLKEMFKMIDTDNSGQITFEELKVGLKKFGANLNESEIYDLMQSADVDNSGTIDYGEFIAATLHLNKVEREDHLVAAFAYFDKDGSGYITQDELQQACEEFGIGDVRLEEMIREADQDNDGRIDYNEFVAMMQKGNADLGKRVRKGSTSFRVGFREALPVC; from the exons ATGGGAAACAACTGTGTTGGATCGAGAACTTCTTCTAAAGACGTAACAAATGGCTGTTCTAATTCAAGTTCATTTTGGTGGTCACGCGGACACAAGAAAGATGCTTCTTCTCATGCACACAAAAGTGGCAACAAAAAGAGAACCAAAGCTGCGGAAACTGTTCAAAACAAGCCTCCAGAGATGGTGAAAATCGAGAGGGAGGATGTGAAGCCTCCTCATGAATCCAAAGAGACTAAACCGGCTTCggaaccaacaacaacaaaggagCAGCAGCAGGCAGCAAAACCAAAGAGGCCACACAATGTGAAGAGGCTAGCAAGTGCAGGCCTTAAAACTGATTCTGTTTTGCTAAGGAAAACCGGTAACCTTAAGGAGTTTTACAATTTGGGACCGAAGCTAGGACAAGGCCAATTTGGAACCACTTTCCTTTGTGTGGAGAAGATCAGTGGGAAAGAGTATGCTTGCAAGTCAATACTGAAGAGGAAGCTTTTGACAGATGAGGATGTGGAGGATGTGAGGAGGGAGATTCAGATAATGCACCACTTGGCAGGGAGTCCTAATGTGATCTCCATCAAGGAGGCTTTTGAGGATGCTGTCGCGGTTCATGTTGTTATGGAGCTGTGTGCAGGGGGTGAGCTTTTTGATAGGATTGTCGAAAGAGGACATTACACTGAGAGAAAGGCTGCTAAGCTTGCAAGGACTATAGTTGGTGTCATTGAGTCTTGCCACTCCCTTGGAGTCATGCATAGGGATCTCAAGCCTGAGAATTTTCTCTTTGTTAATCAGCAAGAAGAATCCCCTCTTAAGGCAATAGATTTTGGACTGTCTGCTTTTTTCAAACCAG GTGAAATTTTTGGTGATGTAGTAGGAAGTCCTTATTACGTAGCACCTGAAGTTCTACGTAAGCGTTACGGCCCCGAAGCAGATGTATGGAGTGCTGGTGTCATAATCTACATTCTCTTAAGTGGGGTGCCTCCATTTTGGGGAG AATCGGAGCAAGACATATTCGAGGCGATTTTGCATTCCGAACTTGATTTCTCATCGGATCCTTGGCCTGCTATATCTGAAAGTGCAAAAGACTTGGTTAGGAAGATTCTTGTCAGAGATCCTACTAAAAGGATGACAGCTTATGAAGTTCTTC gtcACCCCTGGATTCATGTTGATGGAGCTGCTCCAGACAAGCCTCTTGATTCTGCAGTTTTGAGTCGCCTGAAGCAattttatgcaatgaacaaactCAAGAAAATGGCTCTAAGA GTTATAGCACAAAATCTCTCTGAAGAAGAAATTGCAGGGTTGAAAGAAATGTTTAAGATGATAGACACAGACAACAGTGGTCAAATTACTTTTGAAGAACTCAAGGTTGGACTGAAAAAGTTTGGTGCTAATCTCAATGAATCTGAAATTTACGACCTTATGCAATCA GCAGATGTTGATAACAGTGGCACAATTGACTATGGAGAATTCATAGCTGCAACATTGCATCTAAACAAGGTTGAAAGAGAAGATCATTTAGTTGCAGCATTTGCTTATTTTGATAAAGATGGAAGTGGCTACATCACTCAAGATGAGCTTCAGCAAGCTTGTGAAGAATTTGGCATTGGAGATGTTCGCTTGGAGGAAATGATCCGAGAAGCTGATCAAGATAAT GATGGACGAATAGACTACAATGAATTTGTTGCTATGATGCAGAAAGGCAATGCAGATTTGGGTAAGAGGGTTCGAAAGGGTAGCACTAGTTTTAGAGTTGGATTTAGGGAAGCACTACCTGTATGTTAA